From the genome of Falco cherrug isolate bFalChe1 chromosome 15, bFalChe1.pri, whole genome shotgun sequence:
GTAACAGAACTTCTGCACCAGAGGAACAGAGGAGGTACTCTCCAAGGTATGACATGTAAACATGGGGCAGCAAAGGGTCTTAATTAATCAAGCCAGCATAAGCAGCACAGCCATAGTTTGGGTTCTTGGGATCCCCCAGTGATAAAGACAGCAGTCTTACAgctaagtaaaaataattattttacagtttattttaatctaGTCTTTCTAGTCACTTGAGCTGTTCATAACCGATTCAGAAGACAGGAGGGGTAAAAGATTTCAGCTACCTGGTTGACACAAAGTCTGCTCGAAAAAGACACTTTCAGCCAGGTGTTCTTTTATTcgtttttcctcctcttccttttgttgttgctgttcctTTGCAGACGGAAGTAGAGTAGCAATAATCTCCTTTTTCCCTAATGCCTTCCTCTGGCTCTGCTCAGACACTTGTAGACGGAATTTATCTATCACACCATAGTAAGAAGCCCGAACATCTCTGTGACGAATCacactgcagaggaaaacagcattttcaaacaGAGGAACTAACAAGAAGCATGTCTCCTATGGATTTACATCCTGCAGCCCAATGTTTCCCCTCTGACCCCCCACCCAGACAGACTGCGACAGTCCAGATCCCCATTACCTCCTCCATCACTCAATGTTCTTTAAGATTTggtcttgctttctttctttctccctcctccctccttaCGTCTGTTCTGGTTCCCAAATCTATATTCTCCAATTGGCTGGCCAAAAAGAACAGTTAATTCTTTACCTCAGGCACACCTTTGCCTTGATCTGAGGCCTAGCTGCCAAATTGCACGAAACCCCCCTTCTCCTTTATCAAAGTTGTTTGACGCTGGCCAATGATTTTAAAAGGTATGGGGGGACTGGACTggacagggaaggaaagaaggaaagtagGACTGCCAACCACTTGGATAGGTGATGGCACAAGTCTAGCTTTTTGAGGAAACCAGGCTCCAAGCTTTATAATTATACTTTCTCAGAAGCAAAACTCATTCACTTTACAGACAGGATTCAGCTAGATTTAAAGGGATTTTTACAGTCAGAGGCCCACCATTAAGAGCATGTTGACGCCTGTGTATCTACACAAACATTTCTTATCTGTCCTCGGTGAAATAAACCTGGATATCAACAGCAGAGCTCTGTGCCGTCACAGCTTTGCTCATCAATCTAGCTACCTTGAGCATGTTTTGTAGCCGTCACTGAAATACATGATGCTGCAGATACTTGACTAGCTACCGGGTGTAGCTACACAAGCTGCAATCACAACTCAGAATGCAGTGTAGACATCCGAGTTATAGCTATGAGTCAGTTATTTTCTTGGTAAACCTTCTCACTGTCCAGCAACCACTCTCGCTCTACTGTTTTGAATACATGGACCAAGGTGGCTTCAACAGTAAAACAGGGTGATAGTTGTTGCACTCCTCCTAGTTTTATGGCATTTTGTGGGAAAAATTATATGTTGGACCTACAAAAGGCACGGTTTTAAAATAGCACTGATCAAAGGCAATACAGACCTCTAAGCAGTGCTCTGCTCAACTACCTCATCTCTACGTTTACGATTCATTTCGAAAATACGTATCTAGTATTAAAAAGCTGTAACATTTAGGTTCTGAAGTCATATCAGCTCTTAGGGTTAATAtggattttaattatttttccaaagtggaaaacttctgtgaaaggctattttaaatttctaaggTAACAATCTTAGGTTAGAAAAATACCTACATATCAGTGATTTGGCTTCAAGAAGTTTGGCttcaagaggggaaaaaaaatggttctaCCCTTAGTGATACAGGATAGTAGTCTCAAAATTGCTTCAAGAAACCTAACTTTGTGataatatatacatttaaacGCTTCAAGAAACACGTTTTGTGTTTCAGTCTTCAGTTAAAGGAACTGTATCACATCAAGATACCTACAATTATTAATACAGCCAGTGTTTGTAACCAGTATCTAGTCTGAATAGACTGTTCAGCAAGGAAACAGAGACTAAGTCAACCCCCAAGCAAAAAGGCTGCAGGAATGTACAGAGTTTTAAGTCACTTCAGAGGCAAGAGCGTGCTTATGACAGGCTTTCAGGAAGCTGGGTGTTGGCTGGGCAACTGCCTTCACTAAAACAAAAGGCTTCCTCCCCTGCCAATCCTAATACATACAACTCTCAGCACATCAGAACAGCAGACTCaactcttttatttcttcctttaacacttccttttaaatttttgtttctacTCTTAGTACCAGGGCACTAACTACCAAACTAAACAGAATCTTTACATAACACTGTGCTATGAGAACATGCATCTGCTGCCAAGCAAAGAGATATTTTTTGCAGACCCTTATAAACAGATACATTCTCCTGTTACTTTTTAGAGACCATTGCATAATTGGAAGCTCTGTAGAATATCTGTTTATCTGGCAAATGGCCATACTTGCATAGTACTGCTCATATCCTAGCAGTAAACACTGCCCTTAGACAGCAACTGTTGGAATGGGATGGGAGTTTTTACCACACAAAAAAACTGCCTTGGAAACACGCATATGtcttatctttttatttaacaaaagacatttgtttaaaattaaccACATGTAATCAAGCTTGTGTAAATGTCTGCTAAAGACTGGAATCTTCACTGATACACCGGTATATTCTAACctgttttgttccatttttagGATTGTTGCCCCTGCCCATTTAAACTTTTCAGTTCCACGTTTTAAACTTCCCTTTTATTTGGCGAGTCCTTGGCATCTTCCAAATTACACCTAAGGAAAACAGCCTACAGGGAAGAGCCATTCCCAAGCACTGCTTTATTTATCTAACAAAAGACGGATCATTCAGCAGTGGAGTGTTTTGTATATGACCATTTGTTAGCTACAGATTCCAGAAGGTGTTTTACAGTTTGCAAATTTCTATTCAGAAAGCTCAGTCTGCACTTTTAGGTACTTCATACTTTCTTTATCTGTACATCAGCACAGAAATAACATGGCaaatggaagatgaaaaaagTTGGTCTATTTTAGCCTAAATACCTACTCTACATTGAATTATAACAGCCTACAGACCCTGTACATTGCTGTGGTTACTTAACTggctttcttattttctctgttactgAGTTGGGACCTGACAGGAGAAACAAGTAAAGGGGAGACTGAGAGATCCAAGAACGGGAGTGCAGCACCCAGGGTGAAAGGTAGACAAAAGTACCTTTATTAAATGTGGCCCAGGAAAATGTGCTCAGTAGGACTGCgcacattttcattttgccaaTCTGCAAACAAACACTTCTCACAAAGAAATCTCAACCCTGGGGgtcttgcttttcttgttatttATCTTGTACAAAGAAGTACTCAGAAGAGGCTCACATTACTCTCACTGCTGGTTTACATACTATACTACAGGTGCATTTagtagcattttattttgcctaAAGACAAATTAAAGAAGGAACTACCTCCAACATTGTAACACCTCTGCCCTAGAGCGAAAGAACAGCCAAGACCAGATGGCCACAAGAACACAGAAGATTAAGAAAATATTGTATCTTTATCCAACATAGTTTATACTCTGCGTGCTGTCATTTACCtcttaaataataaaagaaattatgatAATCAGATgttttacattagaaaaaaaaccaccgaCAACCAACTTTTACTTACATATCAACACAGCACTGCGGCTTCACTGCACCAGTAGCATCAACCACTGCGTATTTATTTGGAGTTGTACAAAGAACTGTAACGAAAAGGACAGTTGTGGTAACAAATCATGAACTAATACCTCACCAACTTCAACAGATACATGTAAAGACACGAGTTTGGTTTTGTCACAAATATGATTTGTTACATGAATTATAATTGGACTGTTCAAGAGCACCAACTGACCCTTAAATAGAACTTAACCTAAGAAACCCACCTTTGAATTTTAAGGCAAACTCATAGGGGTTATATAGAGTCAACACCTGCTTGTGTGTTGACTGGTCATCTGCATAAAATATAAGTTCtgtaggaaaaacaaaaacaggaagATTTCCTTCCACTAACTCTGGCTGTCTTTTTTGTTGCTGCATTGGCACTGAAtcctccttgctgcttcttGTGTTCTTATGATTTTGTATCCTCAGAGACTTCAGTTTTTGAATCGTTTAAGAATTCCAAAGCATTTTGGCaattctaaaggaaaaaaggggaaaaaagagaaaaggcaagaaGATTATTTCCATAAGTCTATACTAAACTGAGGCAGTCAACAAAGgtgtgaaaatacaaaaatgcgATGCCTGGTTATGAATCCACCTCTATTTAAGTTCCTTGAAAAATACGGAAATAGAAAAAATTTTTGCATCCAGTTTCCACCTATTTAACAAACTGCTATAAAATAAATGGATAAGCACTTCTTCAAAGTATTGCGGCAGCATTTTGGGGTCCCAGTCCACAACTAAGGTTGCTTATGCTGGGTCTTtgcaacacaaaccaaacaacgACAACAAAAAAGATATCCCATCCTGTCCTCAGGACACTAACACGCGAgaagaaacagagcagaaatgagGGAACACAAAGATGTAAGGCAGCAGTAGTCACTGCTTAGGCAGGAATCCTTCTGCAGTGGTGACCTTCCCGGATGAGGTGTAACAACTTAGGTATCTGCTCACACAGCCACTGAGGTATGTCAAATCCCAGAGATTCAGAACAAAAGAATGGGAAACACCCTCACGCCTTGCTTAAACTAAACTCTTGTTACAACTGCATGGTAGTTACAGGCAACCAACTGAAAAGTAACTGGGATGAATAACACCAAACAGATTTGGGATTTactatttgattaaaaaataagacaGGTCTTCTACCACCACTGCCTCTAACCAAAGTATTACCATTGTAATTCTCCCTCTGCCATCcctacagttttgttttattttgagtgACATTCCAGAATTAAACCAGAACCCATGACCCAACTAAGCAACAATCCCAAATgtaattcataaaataaaattaaagccaGACTCCTCAGCACACATACCATTGACTTTACACACTACAGACAGAACAAAGCGAAACAGCTACATATCTGTCCCCAAAGAACGTCATATTTTACTGTAGCTCCTATAGGTTAATTATCAAACTGAAAGTGTCCTTTGAGGTTTAACTTTATTGTATAGTAGAAAATATTAGAAGAACAAAAGGTTCCTACTGACTCATCAGCTGTCATTTCCACCTCCATTGAAGTTTTATAAAACAAGGTCCATTTCAGCTCTTCTCCCGTCTAATAAACTGATCTGGTTGCACCTTATGAAATGTAGTCTCCGGACTTCCCAGCAGTGAATAACCTCATCGTGAACAATCAAAACcaaatgcttatttttgcaTTCTAAACATCATGATATTCATGTTTCCAAGCACCAGCTATGTGTTTCATCCTTGAAATATGAGACAGGTTTAGGTGTTTACTTGAGTATATCTGTCATATCTTCAGATTTACAGGTTCTGATTCTTACTCACAAACTAAGCTTCTaaatttacatgttttttttttaaatagcaaatcATCCCTGTAGAATTTAAATTCATGGCTCTCACTGGAATGTCTTTTCCCAAGATCcagtttcttttcagagcaCAGGTTTGTTTCCACTGCACTGAAATGCTACTAataatattctgaaaacaaatccCCAAAGATAGTGTTCCAAGTTGATGTCCTGCTACCTTATTAAGAGtctaaaaaaaaagctctgtagGTGGCCACTTGGGTTCCAAGTGCTGCTTAGAATTTTGGTGGATcccttttgtttcagaagaatTAAACTCTGGAATCACTTCATGCAGCAAGTGTACGTATCATTACTTTAACAACTTAATGTACTATTGCAAAGTGAGATTCATTGTTCCATTCAAATATGTTAAGGCTATATGAAGAACTAATGTGGAAAGCCTGCCAGCTCACAGCAATACAAAATTACTTACTCTGAAACTTCTCATAGGCAGATGGGTGAAGGTGTCtgttttgggtctttttttgttgttgttgggttttgggtggttttttttgaaggggGAGGTCCCCAAAAGTTAGCTCGTTGCAGTATACAGTAAGCATATGTGAGAATCTTTGGTCCTTATGCATATCTATACTGCATACATTATGCACAATAGAAATAGAGGCAATCTTTGAAATTAacaggttggttttttcctaatAAGTGTTTTAAACTACTGTACACCCAATAGCAAACTACTGCTATATATTTAAGTGActatatgtaatatttttttaaaaaattgtataataatattatttcaatgctttagttttttatttaataactgCACATGTTTCATTCCGATTCTTGTCATCATATCACAACTCCAGTTTCTTCAGCTCAGCCAGGTGTTTAGGTgtccaaaaccccacaaatcaCAACAACAGTGGAGGTATAGATCACTAAAGCCTATCAACAGGCTCATTTTTCTTATGCAGCCATTAAAAACACAGTGCATAAACCTTCCAGGATTCCACAACTTGCAGGCGGAAAGCCACCAATCTTAAAAAAGTATATCCCGttattgcttccttttcttatttaacTTGGCTGGATAAGAAGGTACCGCCCAAACTGGCAAAAGTAAAATCTGGCAAACCCAGACTTATAATAGACACGTTTGCTGACACAGCAGCGTCATTCAGGATATAAATGTCTGGATTTCTAAGCAAGCAACCAGCATCCTTTTTAAGACCATCACTTTGGCTTAAAAGTCACAGCGCTGGGATATCTCCCCAAGTAACATCAGCAGAAGCGCTCTTCCCAAAGACTGCATTATAAACTGTACATATGCTGGGAAGATTTGACGGTTTAGTATTAACAACAGCATACCTTTCATACAGCACTCATCACCAAGAAACTGCAAAGACTTTCAGAGAAAGCCTGTCTCATCACAACTTCTCTGCGCAGATGAACCCTAAAGCAGCACTCATGTTCAGAATAAAGCTAcgcagctggctgcctttggCACCCCAGCcagttcatttaaaagaaacttggctgctgctcttctgcgCTGTAGCTCAGCAGATCCTCACAACAATCGCTGCATTTTGTAGCCAAGTCACCGTGATTACTTGCAGAACATAAAGGTAAGCACAAACCAACCCATACAAAACTGAGATCTGTGGTCTCGATTCTGTGACCTACGCTGCACAGATGGGTTTCTCCTAGTACTGCCAACGAAACTCCCTGCAGGTGCAGGAATCTGTCAAATGTAATGCTCGTTACTGGACATGGGCCAAAGTACAACACCTGAACAATGCCAGCTTGCTTTCCAACGCTCTTTGAAGTCCAGACAAACAAttgtcactgatttttttttttagcacaatAAGGATCTCTCCTCCCTGAAGTTACTAAATATATACTGCTGGTGTCACAATAGGACAGATCTGccagtttttcctttgaaatccCTTTCCTCATAAATTTAAACTTgacagagaaaaacatgaagTGAAACGTATCTTCTCTCTAGGACCTGAAATAACACcatttgtgatttgtttttacTTAACAAGTatctgctgaaaaaataaatcaagtcaGGAAGTTTTTTGTTCCCATTGTAACTTCCAACAGCCTTATCGCCATGGCTTCTGAGTGCatttgttggttgggtttttttcctaatgactACAAATAACTCTACAGAATGTCATCTGGTAAACACTTTATTCAGAAGATAACCTCTTTACAGTCATAGCCTCCACatcctccttttaaaaattgtctcATTGCAGTGTAATCTATCTTTGTTAGATCTCATGATCTACCCTCTGATTCTACCCAATAAGGTCTTCTACACTATCTGCTCAATAAAACTCATGCCTTTTGAGCGCATATTTACAAAACAAGCCAAAACCTTCTTCAAAATTCCCTCCTATGTCAAGTTGAGCTACGTGTAAATATGACATAGAATCCAAAGCAGATCTATTAACATTCTGTTTCTCCAGAAGTTTTTGAAGGCCTTAACATGCACTGACGCAAACCAATGTTTAAACTACCTGCAATTATTTGGGAGAGTCATCCAATGATTAGAGCACAGACCCAGGAGCCAGAATGGCTGGATTCCATTTTTGCTAACTCTGTCACCGACACTCCATGACCTTGAGCAAGTTGGTTAACCTCACCTCAATTTGCTAATCTATGAAGGCACATATTCCGCAAAGCATTTAAGTAGGCGGATAGTCACATTTAAACTGGCAGAACCACTCTGACACTTTGCAAAGCCTGGGCCAAAATATGCTACCGTTTACCTCTTTGCAGGGTGATGGGAAACGTAATTAGTAACAGTCTCCAGTATGCTGTAAAATGAAATAGTCTCAAAGCGTTACCTATTAGCACAGATGACTACAACATGCATCAATCATGCTGATACTGACAGCAAAATTTACCAGGACCTCATTACttatttcctttactttttcagATACTGAAAAGGTGACAGTAGCAAAAAACATTATTCAAATGCAACTAAAGAGACATGTGAAAGCAGGGAAATATGAAATAACAGCTACGCGTTGCTTCTTCTGAGCCGTATAGTAGAACGGATCAGAACCCTATGGAAGGCTTTCAAGGGCACACCTACTTTAGTctcagttttctcactttcaggTCGTGTTTGATGCATTAAACCCAACTCGTTTTTAAACGTGTATTAGTGCTCATTAGCGCTACGTGGCCTGTCCCCCTATCCCAGGCCAGGCTCAAATACTCTGCCCCAATGCCGAGGTGCCACAGACTGACAGCAAACGCCCCTTTCCCCGGCGAGCGGAGAAGAAAGGCACCCCGACCGGCCCTCCCAGCGCACCTGCCGAAGGCAGGGGAACCAGCAATAACCGCACACACTTAATTGACCCTCTTTGTTTTCCaacaaggagcagcagagataaAGGCTGAGGTATCTGCGCGCTAACGGCCTCTCCccgcagcctgccctgcccgtgACGAGCGCGCTGCCAGCACCGGCCCCGTCCCGCCCCGTTCCCCACCGGCAGCTCGGAGCCAGCTCCGGcgagccccggccccgcaccggcCGGCCCGCACCCCCCGGCTCCGGTGGGAGCGCCTGGACCccgctgccctgctgccccgctccccgccgcgggtGCGAGGGGCCAGGCCGGGCAGGCGGCGCCGGGGCCTggcagcgcggccgccgccccctcctccctcctcacGACGGCGCCGCCGAGGGGAAGGGCCGCGGCGCCACCAGcgcccccaccccggcccacaCGGCCGGAGCTGCCGGGGCAAAGCTCCGCGCTCCCCACCgcaaggaaggggaggggaggggggcccGGCCGGCCAGAGCCGCTGCTGCCGGGCCCGGCGCCGCCTCACGCCCAGGGTGCCGCTCCTCCGCCCCGCGCCCCAGCCCGGGGGTGTCGCCCGACGCCGCGGGCCCGAACTCACCCCTCCGGGGCCGCTGGCTGCGGGCTCGCGCGGCGCCCCCTTTGtccgcccccccccgcctgctCCCGTCACTGCAGGTAGCGTCGTCGCTATGGCTGCCGGGATCGCGGCGGACCCGCTACCGTCCGCCGCCGGCCGGCCGGCCAGCTATCGCGAGATGTGCCGGCGCCCCGCCCCTCGCCCGCCACCGTCActgccccctccctgccgcCGCCATGCCAGCCTGGGCGGGCGGTGCTCAGGGCCTGGTGCTGCCCTTGGCGGCGGGGCCTCGTTTCTCGGCTGCTTCCATCCCCAACCGGTAGCACGGTCTGGGGCCGTGCCACGCCGCCGTTCCGGGGAGCCCCGGCGCCGCGGGGAAGGGGTGAGCAGCCGGGCTGGGCTGCGCTGCGCTGCCCCGGCCGCAGAGCGAGGGGAGGCCCCGCGGCGGGAAGTGGGGGGGTCTGCAACCGGCCCGGCGCGCCTGTCGCGCGGGACGGTGTCTTTTAGGAATAATTTCCCTCATCCAGTGGTTTCTGAGGGCTGGCCCCTTCCCTCAGGGTTCCCGGCCGCTCTTCGCTCTCGCTGGCCGTGGGGCTGCCGTGGGTCCTGGCCTGCGGGCTCCCCGGCCCCTTGCCCGTCCCCCGGCGGGGGTCAGCCTCAGCGCAGGATAAAACAAGGGGGACGTGTGTTTGTGATGCTCTGATCGTACAGCAGAACAGCTTAAATGGGGCATGTTGTCTCTAAACTGTTCCTCTTTCTGTTACCTTTCTTCTGTAGTCTTCTTACTGGTGTGTTTTTGTTAAACTGGGCTTCAGCCCATTTTATGCATATCCCCTGTCACCTTGAGCTGGGCTTTTTCCTCGCTTGGGCTTTTAAGCCCTGTATAATCTAAAAAACACGCAGCAGCGTAATGGTCACCTAAGATCATCTGCAACTTTCCGATTATTAATGCAGCAAAAGACTTTTGTTGTATGTTGGGTGAATAATTAAGGTTTATATTAAGCCATCCAGTCAGCAGGATTGCAAAATCTTTGACCCTTTACCAGGCTTTACCCACCAGTGAAATGAACACACTTCAGTGGTGAAAtaaacacaacagccattagTATTTCACAATAACATCGTGaaacaaataatgaaacaatCCAGGACAGGAAGTTATGTATTttgtctgtttaaaataatgtaagatgttaaataataaaaaaaatacccattttgCACTTTAGCCAAGATGTGTTAGTGCTCACCTTTTTCCTGATAGtagatcaggaaaaaaaacttctgCAGATCTAGTAGTTGCTAATAGTTTATTAAGTTTCAGTCTTACAGCCACAAATCACATAATATTACAGTTAAATTGTTATATATAGAAATAACAATCTCGTCAGAATTTCTGCAGATGCATGCAGTGAAAAcgcaaaatattttgtttcttgacAAGTGTCAATCAGCTTATGGGGTTTAACATGTTTATAAATAAACTGGAATTCTTGGTTTTAAACAGACTTATCAGACATCAGCCTTCAGGATACATTCAGAAGATTATTGTTTTTACTGAGTATTAATCAAATGCAGGGTGTTGCTGATTTTGCAAACCTGTCTCGGGAGAAGCAGCAGACATAAACATGCTTCAGAGATACTCAAATTTGTATAAACAGAATGATCAAAttagaaaaaacataatttaaaatggcTAGACTTAGAAGCACGTTAATTAGCTAAGCTGATGGTTTCCAATTCACCCAGCTCATTTACAAAGAAAGTTCAGAATctctgaaaacaagttttagGTCTCCCTTTATAAATTTACCAGGATTCAACTTTGGTTTATCTATCACACATTTAATAATGTTTGCATCCACTGGCCACCTATTGAAAATCAGAAATCATGCCAGTCTCCTCTTACCTATTGCTGAAGCTTGGTTTTAggttattttgttattttaaaagccctGTGTTAACTCCAATTAAATGTTAAAGTTTGTGTGCATACAAGTAGGAGTCAGTGTTCTTCTGTTCTTGTTGCTAGTGCCTGATGCTTCAGAGAGCACAAACCCCACATCACTGACAATTGTGCAATAATGTGCCCTTGAGAGAGATTTATGCCCCATCCCAGACACTACTAAAGTTACATATATGCCATCACTATTTAACCAGTACTGACGTATGTGAAAATATTACAGAGCTGCTTGATAAACTCACTGGTGCcgagatttttggttttggggcaTGCCCAAAGCCTGGCCTGGCACAGACCTACTGCCCTTCTCACTGCCATGCCAGCAAGGCTCGGTGCTTTAGGTGGATGAAAAAAATCGTTGAGAGGATGTGTATGAGTGTGTCCATATGCCGTGTACTGTGGGTAGACTGCTCATCTGCAACGTGGGAGATGGAGACTACTGCCATGGGTGGCAGTAACTAGTAGTATCTCAGATCTGTGGGAAGTTTTCTCCTTTATCATTAGgttattgtttcttttgctttctcctggTTGGGCTACTTTATTTCGCCCAAATAATTAATGATTTCTAGGATCAGAGGCAGATTGAGGTTGCAGTCCTTGTTACGATGCTGTTAGAGCAGAGAAAAGACGGGAGGAGAAAATGTGGatgaagaaatctgaaatacagatgcTAAGGAGTAGAAATAGACGATGCAGTAGAGAATCTGCGACAAGTTTGTGAGGTCACTTTAAGTAGGACCTGAGGTGTAAAAAAGTTCTGTTCCTGTAGCTAATGTTTGGTCCTCTGCTTTTTTACCTACCTTAGAAACCACTGCAAGCTACGTAAAAGCATTGGTTAGTCTTCGGTTACATCAAATACTGCCTCCTTGCAGCATGAAACGTGAGACTGGAGTCTGTAGATACAGAATGCTCCTGAATGACTATGTCGGTTTTGGTTGCTGTGGTGATTATCCATCT
Proteins encoded in this window:
- the MOSPD1 gene encoding motile sperm domain-containing protein 1 isoform X2, with product MQQQKRQPELVEGNLPVFVFPTELIFYADDQSTHKQVLTLYNPYEFALKFKVLCTTPNKYAVVDATGAVKPQCCVDIVIRHRDVRASYYGVIDKFRLQVSEQSQRKALGKKEIIATLLPSAKEQQQQKEEEEKRIKEHLAESVFFEQTLCQPENRTASSGPSLLTVFLGIVCIAALMLPTLGEMESLVPLYLHLSVNQKLVAAYVLGLITMVILRT
- the MOSPD1 gene encoding motile sperm domain-containing protein 1 isoform X1 — encoded protein: MQQQKRQPELVEGNLPVFVFPTELIFYADDQSTHKQVLTLYNPYEFALKFKVLCTTPNKYAVVDATGAVKPQCCVDIVIRHRDVRASYYGVIDKFRLQVSEQSQRKALGKKEIIATLLPSAKEQQQQKEEEEKRIKEHLAESVFFEQTLCQPENRTASSGPSLLTVFLGIVCIAALMLPTLGEMESLVPLYLHLSVNQKLVAAYVLDLKNSHTKLSSPVPLPGRNEDLKETS